A genomic region of Trifolium pratense cultivar HEN17-A07 linkage group LG3, ARS_RC_1.1, whole genome shotgun sequence contains the following coding sequences:
- the LOC123913256 gene encoding putative disease resistance RPP13-like protein 1 yields MEAMGEKLVSNFVKLLLDKLVSIEFVDDFQSTKLDVSLLKKLKTTLLKLLIALNDDADVKEWFNRLRYAVSEVQNLLDEINTEALRCKVEAQYQILTPTTSQVLKNLSSSLTRFNKVINSKLEKLIERLEFSTSEAGQKDKLSVSYSSSSVWYESPKSSVAVDESYVYGRDNDIHKLKNLLLSENANDGDCKLRIISIVGMGGIGKTTLAKLLYNDGEVKDKFEVRGWAHVSSDFVVFRVLENILESITLQKIRNDNLNSQLLEWVDFERNETSDVNASYQNILLVTLQQILSTRNFLLVLDDVWDAKSVDWIYLMDIFNVGETGSRIIITTRDERVALSMQTFLSVHYLRPLESEYCWSLVARHAFGARNHKQSDLEEIGIELAKKCDGLPLAAVALGGFLRFKLSPDYWNDVLESDSWELIDHDVQHTLQLSYNYLLPPLKRCFAYCSIFPKKSIIEKNLVVQLWIAEGLVESSTNQEKVGEEYFDVLVSMSLIHRRSIGDEEANFEMHSLIHDLATMVSSSYCIRLGESNLHERIHNLSYNRGLYDSFNRFDKLYGVKGLRTFLALPLQKQLPFCSLSNKVVHELLPTMKQLRVLSLSNYKSITEVPKSIGNLLYLRYLNLSCTKIERLPSETCKLYNLQFLLLSGCKRLTELPKDMGKLINLRHLDVSDVALREMPVQIAKLENLHTLSDFVVGKHNGGLKVAELRKFPHLHGKLSISQLQNVNDPSEALQANMKMKNQIDELALEWDCGSTFSDSQVQSVLRVLQHLRPSSNLKSLTIKGYSGIRFPNWLGDFLFGNMVYLRISNCDNCLWLPPLGQLRNLKTLIVVSMLSIKSVGTEFYGNDNYPSFQPFPSLETLHFEDMPVWEEWNMIGGATTEFPSLKCLLLSKCPKLRGNIPEKLPSLTELDLRGCPLLVKSRHSNHNISFIITIPLSDVFSQLMLPFNSLRQLTIEGFPYLTSFPTDGLPKTLKFLIISNCENLEFLPHDSLHNYASLEELKISYSCNSMTSFTLGDLPVLKSLFIEGCKNLKSILIAEDSLQKSLSFLRSIKLWDCNELESFPPGGLPTPNLVYIALWKCEKLHSLPEAMNSLTGLQEMEIDNLPNLQSFVIDDLPISLQELTVGSVGGIMWNTEPTWEHLTCLSVLRINGNDTVNTLMLPLLPKSLMRLCICGLGDKSIDQKWLQHLTSLQNLEIVNAPKLTSLPKDGLPSSLSVLSITRCPLLVARLRRKRGKVWRTISHIPSIIIDDELIT; encoded by the coding sequence ATGGAGGCTATGGGAGAAAAACTTGTCTCAAATTTTGTTAAGCTGTTGTTAGACAAGCTTGTTTCTATTGAGTTTGTCGACGATTTCCAGAGCACAAAGCTCGACGTTTCACTCTTGAAAAAGCTCAAGACAACACTGCTCAAACTTCTAATCGCACTTAATGATGATGCTGATGTCAAAGAATGGTTCAATAGACTGAGATATGCTGTCTCTGAGGTTCAAAATTTGTTAGACGAAATCAATACTGAGGCATTACGCTGCAAAGTGGAAGCTCAGTATCAAATCCTAACTCCTACTACTTCTCAGGTGCTCAAAAATCTTTCTTCTAGTTTGACACGGTTTAATAAAGTGATTAATTCTAAATTGGAAAAACTAATCGAAAGATTAGAGTTTTCGACTTCAGAAGCTGGACAGAAAGATAAATTAAGTGTTTCCTATTCAAGCAGCAGTGTTTGGTATGAATCTCCTAAAAGTTCTGTTGCGGTTGATGAGTCTTATGTTTATGGAAGAGACAATGATATACACAAACTTAAAAATCTTTTGTTGTCTGAAAATGCTAATGATGGTGATTGTAAACTAAGAATCATTTCCATTGTTGGTATGGGAGGGATTGGTAAAACAACCCTTGCCAAACTCCTTTACAATGATGGCGAAGTTAAGGACAAATTTGAGGTGAGAGGGTGGGCACATGTCTCAAgtgattttgttgttttcaGGGTTTTGGAAAACATTCTTGAATCAATCACTTTACAAAAAATCAGGAATGATAACCTGAATTCTCAACTTCTTGAATGGGTCGATTTTGAAAGAAATGAAACTAGTGATGTGAACGCCAGTTACCAGAATATTTTATTAGTGACACTGCAACAAATTTTAAGCACTAGAAATTTTTTGCTGGTGTTGGATGATGTGTGGGATGCAAAATCTGTCGATTGGATATATCTGATGGACATCTTTAATGTTGGGGAAACGGGCAGCAGGATCATCATCACGACACGGGATGAAAGAGTTGCACTATCCATGCAAACCTTTCTTTCTGTCCACTATTTGAGACCTCTGGAGAGTGAATATTGTTGGTCTTTAGTTGCCAGACATGCATTTGGGGCACGGAACCATAAACAGTCTGATCTAGAAGAAATTGGTATAGAACTTGCAAAAAAATGTGATGGGTTACCATTAGCTGCAGTAGCACTTGGGGGTTTTCTTCGTTTCAAATTGTCCCCGGATTATTGGAATGATGTGCTAGAAAGTGACAGTTGGGAATTGATAGATCATGATGTGCAACATACTCTACAATTGAGCTACAATTATCTATTGCCTCCTTTAAAGCGGTGCTTTGCATACTGTTCAATTTTTCCAAAGAAGTCCATTATAGAAAAAAATCTGGTGGTTCAGTTGTGGATTGCAGAAGGTTTAGTAGAATCGTCCACAAATCAGGAAAAAGTCGGAGAAGAATACTTTGATGTATTAGTGTCAATGTCATTGATACATCGACGATCTATTGGTGACGAGGAAGCAAACTTTGAAATGCATAGCCTCATCCATGATTTAGCTACAATGGTTTCATCTTCATATTGTATCAGGTTGGGCGAAAGTAACCTACATGAAAGGATACATAATTTATCATACAATAGAGGGCTATATGACTCATTTAATAGATTCGATAAATTGTATGGAGTAAAAGGTCTACGCACCTTTCTTGCATTACCATTACAAAAACAACTTCCTTTTTGTTCGTTATCGAACAAGGTAGTACATGAGTTGTTACCAACAATGAAACAGTTACGTGTTTTGTCTTTGTCAAATTACAAGAGTATCACTGAGGTTCCCAAATCTATTGGAAATTTGTTATACCTTCGGTACTTAAATCTTTCTTGCACTAAGATTGAAAGGTTGCCTTCTGAAACATGTAAACTATACAATCTGCAGTTCTTGTTGTTGTCAGGCTGTAAAAGGCTCACTGAGTTGCCCAAGGACATGGGAAAATTGATTAACTTGCGCCACCTTGACGTTAGTGACGTTGCATTGAGGGAGATGCCCGTACAAATAGCCAAACTAGAAAATCTCCACACTTTGTCTGACTTTGTTGTTGGTAAACATAATGGTGGACTAAAGGTTGCAGAGCTAAGAAAATTTCCCCACCTACATGGAAAACTTTCCATCTCACAACTACAAAATGTTAATGATCCCTCTGAAGCGTTGCAAGCCAATATGAAGATGAAAAACCAAATAGACGAGTTAGCTTTAGAATGGGATTGTGGTAGTACTTTTTCAGATTCACAAGTTCAAAGTGTTCTACGTGTACTTCAACATTTGCGACCCTCATCAAATTTGAAAAGTCTCACTATCAAAGGGTACAGTGGAATCAGATTTCCAAATTGGTTGGGTGATTTTTTATTTGGCAACATGGTGTACTTGAGGATCTCAAACTGTGATAATTGTTTATGGCTTCCACCTCTTGGACAATTGCGTAATTTAAAAACGCTCATTGTTGTTTCGATGCTTTCAATAAAGAGTGTTGGTACAGAGTTTTATGGAAATGATAATTACCCTTCATTTCAACCATTTCCCTCCCTAGAAACTCTTCACTTTGAAGATATGCCAGTGTGGGAGGAGTGGAACATGATTGGAGGTGCCACTACGGAGTTTCCTAGTCTTAAATGTTTGTTACTAAGTAAGTGCCCAAAACTGAGGGGAAACATACCTGAGAAACTTCCTTCCTTAACTGAACTTGACTTAAGAGGATGTCCTCTACTGGTGAAGTCAAGACATTCAAATCATAATATCAGTTTTATAATTACAATTCCATTGTCAGATGTATTCAGCCAATTGATGCTCCCTTTCAATTCTCTTCGACAGTTGACCATAGAAGGCTTTCCATATCTGACGTCTTTCCCAACAGACGGTCTACCAAAAACCTTGAAATTTCTCATAATCAGTAATTGTGAGAATTTGGAATTCCTGCCTCATGATTCCTTGCACAATTATGCATCATTAGAGGAATTGAAAATATCTTATAGCTGTAATTCAATGACATCATTTACCTTGGGTGATCTCCCTGTCCTCAAGAGTCTGTTTATTGAGGGTTGTAAGAATCTGAAATCGATATTAATTGCAGAAGACTCGTTGCAAAAGAGTCTCTCATTTCTTAGAAGCATCAAACTATGGGATTGTAATGAACTGGAGTCATTTCCCCCAGGTGGATTGCCCACTCCAAACCTTGTTTATATTGCCTTGTGGAAGTGTGAGAAGCTTCATTCACTGCCAGAAGCAATGAACAGTCTGACTGGCCTTCAAGAAATGGAAATTGATAATCTACCAAATCTTCAATCTTTTGTCATAGATGATTTGCCTATCAGTTTACAAGAATTGACTGTTGGCTCTGTTGGAGGGATTATGTGGAATACTGAGCCAACTTGGGAACATCTCACTTGTCTTTCAGTGTTGCGAATTAACGGTAATGATACGGTGAACACGCTGATGCTGCCATTGCTACCTAAATCTCTCATGAGACTATGCATCTGTGGTCTTGGTGATAAAAGCATTGATCAGAAGTGGCTTCAACATCTCACTTCTCTCCAAAACCTTGAGATTGTTAATGCTCCCAAACTCACGTCATTGCCAAAAGATGGATTGCCTTCCTCTCTTTCTGTACTAAGCATCACTCGCTGTCCATTACTGGTAGCAAGGTTGCGGAGAAAGCGAGGGAAAGTGTGGCGTACAATTTCTCACATTCCCTCCATAATTATCGATGACGAATTGATCACATGA
- the LOC123913255 gene encoding putative disease resistance RPP13-like protein 1 has product MASIVVGALLSASVKLVLQNIVSSDFVNFSRRTKLDVSLLEKLKRTLLSLQAVLNDAEEKQITNPAVKEWLVMLQDAVFEVDNLFDEINTEALRRKVEAKHEGQTLSGKVHNIFSSHVKLFKRNINSKMHKLFERLEYLRQQNLGLKESVDVYTPTYSFLGEKSSICGRDDDIKKLKDLLFSEGTSDIRSKVGVISIVGMGGLGKTTLAKLLYSDPEVKEKFELRGWAYISKDFDVFKITKTLFDSVTSKIINYDASKRNVAWDQNNLQWQLQQCLSNKTFLLVLDDVWYGSYVGWNKLSDIFNVGEMGSKIIITTRDVRVARLIKPLPYLYHLKPLETKDCWSLIAKHAGYDMNQCYLEVIGQIIATKCRGLPLAAFALGGLLRMKVSEDYWNDVLKSNIWELTGDEVQPALLLSYRYLPAHLKGCFAYCSIFPKNSLLEKMMVVQLWIAEGLVVPPKSNWERWEHVAGEYFDELVARSLIERRSVEGEECFEMHDLINDLATMVSSPNCMRMDELNQHESFGRVLHFSYNRGQYDSYDKFVKLYELTGLRTFLALPLQDMWSACWLSNKVLDDLLPRTKQLRVLSLSNYCTITKLPNSIGNLMCLRYLNLSRTQIERLPSVTCKLYNLQTLLLSGCWCLTELPNDMGKLVNLRHLDIRGTQLKEMPAQIVRLENLQTLSDFVVSEQCDGLEIADLGKFHHIQGKLSILQLQNVNDPSDAFKENLEMKIRIDELVLEWKWHDTTNSKIQSVVLEKLRPSIYLKKLHIFGYGGNNFPNWLGDSLFSNMVYLEISNCRNCSWMPPLGQLDNLKEIFISRMESIKRVGIEFYGSSGSPSFQPFPSLETLSFFTMPEWEEWEPIGGISTKFPSLKCLSLETCPKLKGNIPRNLPSLTILEFKGCPLLMESGDSHNNTNIIRSPSDVVFRQLMLPPLSSLQKLEIDSFPSLTCFPREDLPKTLKSLKISNCENLAFLPRESLCNYTSLEDLEIFRSCSSMTAFTFGSLPVLKTMCIAACKNLKSILIAEDVPQQNLSFLRSITIRFCDELESFSLSGLPTRNLIYMEVQKCKKLCSLPEPINTLASLQEMEIQNLPNLQSIAKDGLPTSLQQLIIGSIGGILGNTLWESLKCLSVLRINSGDIVKALMKMEVPLLPSSLVSLYIYGVEDIECLDGKWLQHLSSLRNLDIEWAPKLNSLPEQGFPSSLSGLHIKNCPLLEPSLQRKQGKEWRKIAHIPSIVIDNKMIT; this is encoded by the coding sequence ATGGCGAGTATTGTGGTAGGAGCACTCCTTTCAGCTTCTGTGAAGCTAGTGTTGCAAAATATAGTTTCAAGTGATTTCGTGAACTTTTCTCGGAGAACGAAACTAGATGTTTCGCtcttagaaaaattgaaaagaacaCTTCTGAGTCTTCAAGCTGTACTTAATGATGCTGAAGAGAAACAAATCACCAATCCTGCTGTCAAGGAATGGCTGGTTATGCTGCAAGATGCTGTCTTTGAAGTTGACAATTTGTTTGACGAAATCAACACCGAGGCATTGAGGCGCAAAGTGGAAGCCAAGCATGAAGGCCAAACTCTCAGTGGTAAGGTGCACAACATCTTTTCTTCTCATGTGAAACTGTTTAAGAGAAACATCAATTCGAAAATGCATAAATTGTTTGAAAGATTAGAATACTTGAGACAACAGAATCTTGGATTAAAAGAAAGTGTCGATGTTTATACTCCTACTTATTCTTTTCTTGGTGAGAAATCTTCTATTTGTGGTAGAGATGATGATATAAAGAAACTCAAAGATCTTTTATTTTCAGAAGGTACTAGTGATATTAGAAGTAAAGTAGGAGTGATTTCCATTGTGGGCATGGGAGGACTGGGTAAAACAACCCTTGCCAAACTCCTTTACAGTGATCCTGAAGTGAAGGAGAAATTTGAGTTGAGAGGGTGGGCATATATCTCAAAAGATTTTGATGTATTCAAGATCACTAAAACCCTTTTTGATTCTGTCacttcaaaaataattaattatgatGCTTCAAAAAGAAATGTTGCTTGGGACCAGAATAATCTACAATGGCAATTGCAACAATGTTTAAGCAATAAAACTTTTTTGCTTGTATTGGATGACGTATGGTATGGAAGTTACGTTGGTTGGAACAAGCTGAGTGACATCTTTAATGTTGGGGAAATGGGGAGTAAGATCATCATCACAACACGAGATGTAAGAGTTGCACGGCTCATAAAACCCTTGCCTTATCTCTACCATTTGAAACCTCTTGAAACTAAAGATTGCTGGTCTTTAATTGCTAAACATGCAGGTTATGACATGAACCAATGCTACCTGGAAGTAATTGGCCAAATAATTGCCACTAAATGTAGAGGCTTACCATTAGCTGCATTTGCACTTGGGGGTCTTCTTCGAATGAAAGTGTCAGAAGATTATTGGAATGATGTGTTAAAAAGTAATATTTGGGAATTGACTGGTGATGAGGTGCAACCTGCTCTACTATTGAGCTATCGTTATCTTCCTGCTCATTTAAAAGGATGCTTTgcttattgttcaatttttccaaAGAATTCGTTATTAGAGAAAATGATGGTAGTTCAACTGTGGATTGCAGAAGGATTAGTAGTTCCACCAAAAAGTAATTGGGAAAGGTGGGAACATGTAGCAGGAGAGTACTTTGATGAACTTGTGGCAAGGTCACTGATAGAGCGACGGTCAGTGGAGGGAGAAGAATGCTTTGAAATGCACGACCTCATCAATGATTTAGCAACAATGGTTTCATCTCCCAATTGCATGAGGATGGACGAATTGAATCAACACGAAAGTTTTGGAAGGGTACTTCATTTTTCGTACAATAGAGGGCAATATGACTCTTACGATAAATTTGTTAAGTTGTATGAATTAACAGGTCTGCGAACGTTCTTAGCGTTACCATTACAAGATATGTGGTCTGCTTGTTGGTTATCAAACAAGGTATTAGATGACTTGTTGCCAAGAACAAAACAGTTGCGTGTGCTGTCTTTGTCAAACTATTGTACTATCACCAAGTTGCCCAACTCTATTGGAAACTTGATGTGCCTTCGATACTTGAATCTCTCTCGCACTCAGATTGAAAGGTTGCCTTCTGTAACATGCAAACTTTACAATCTACAAACCTTATTGCTGTCAGGCTGCTGGTGTCTCACTGAATTACCAAATGACATGGGGAAATTGGTCAATCTACGCCACCTTGACATCAGAGGAACTCAGTTGAAGGAAATGCCTGCACAAATAGTCAGATTAGAAAATCTCCAAACTTTATCTGACTTTGTTGTTAGCGAACAGTGTGATGGATTGGAGATTGCAGATTTGGGAAAATTTCACCATATTCAGGGAAAGCTTTCTATCTTACAGCTACAAAATGTTAATGATCCCTCAGATGCTTTTAAAGAAAATTTGGAGATGAAAATTCGTATTGATGAATTGGTACTAGAATGGAAATGGCATGacactacaaattcaaaaattcaaaGTGTTGTACTCGAAAAGTTGCGGCCCtcaatatatttgaaaaaactcCATATTTTTGGCTATGGTGGAAACAACTTTCCAAACTGGTTGGGAGATTCTTTATTTTCCAACATGGTGTATTTGGAGATCTCAAATTGTCGTAATTGTTCATGGATGCCACCTCTAGGACAATTAGATAATCTGAAAGAAATATTTATTTCTAGGATGGAATCAATAAAGAGAGTTGGTATTGAATTTTATGGAAGTAGTGGTTCTCCTTCGTTTCAACCATTTCCCTCCTTGGAGACACTCTCATTTTTTACTATGCCAGAGTGGGAGGAATGGGAGCCGATTGGTGGCATAAGTACAAAGTTTCCTAGTCTTAAATGTCTGTCACTGGAAACATGTCCTAAACTCAAAGGtaacataccaagaaaccttccTTCCTTAACTATACTTGAGTTTAAGGGATGTCCTCTGTTGATGGAATCAGGGGATTCACATAATAATACCAACATAATAAGGTCACCGTCTGATGTTGTATTTAGGCAGTTGATGCTACCTCCTTTGAGTTCTCTTCAAAAATTGGAGATAGACAGCTTTCCCTCTTTGACATGTTTCCCCAGAGAAGATTTACCCAAAACCTTGAAATCTCTCAAAATCAGTAATTGTGAGAATCTAGCATTCCTTCCTCGTGAATCCTTGTGCAATTACACATCACTTGAGGATTTGGAAATATTTCGTAGTTGTAGCTCAATGACAGCGTTCACCTTCGGTTCTCTCCCAGTCCTCAAAACTATGTGTATTGCAGCTTGTAAAAATCTGAAATCGATATTAATTGCAGAAGATGTGCCACAACAGAATCTCTCATTTCTTAGAAGCATCACAATACGGTTTTGTGATGAACTGGAGTCATTTTCCCTGAGTGGTTTACCCACTCGCAACCTCATTTATATGGAGGTGCAAAAGTGTAAAAAACTTTGTTCACTACCAGAACCTATAAACACTCTAGCTAGCCTTCAAGAAATGGAAATTCAAAATCTTCCAAATCTGCAATCTATTGCCAAAGATGGTTTGCCTACCAGTTTACAACAACTGATTATTGGCTCAATTGGAGGGATTTTGGGGAATACATTATGGGAAAGTCTCAAATGTCTTTCAGTGTTGCGAATTAATAGTGGTGATATAGTGAAGGCTCTAATGAAAATGGAAGTGCCACTCCTACCTTCTTCTCTCGTTTCCTTATACATCTATGGTGTTGAAGATATAGAATGCTTGGATGGGAAGTGGCTTCAACATCTCTCCTCTCTCCGTAACCTTGACATTGAATGGGCTCCAAAGCTCAATTCATTGCCAGAACAGGGATTTCCTTCCTCTCTTTCCGGACTGCATATCAAAAACTGTCCGTTGCTGGAACCAAGTTTGCAGAGGAAGCAAGGGAAAGAGTGGCGTAAGATTGCTCACATCCCCTCCATAGTTATCGACAACAAAATGATCACCTGA